In one window of Erinaceus europaeus chromosome 17, mEriEur2.1, whole genome shotgun sequence DNA:
- the GPR152 gene encoding probable G-protein coupled receptor 152 yields the protein MCSSGSLLAPRWPLKSCIEANCHRGEDHGPERGSGWLGDTQHLLTRQGTRSPPKDTAMGALLGTTGLAPRSEADDEDSYPQSGWDTVFLVALLLLGLPANGLVAWLAGSQARQGAGTRPALLLLSLALSDFLFLAAAVFQILEIQHGGHWPLGTAACRFYYFLWGVSYSSGLFLLAALSLDRCLLALCPRWYLRRRPARLPLWVCGGVWVLATLFSVPWLVFPEAAVWWYDLVICLDFWDDEELPLRVLEVLGGLLPFLLLLLCHVLTRARACHPCRPCRPGRPAASTPQGFARVASTLLSAYVLLRLPYQLAQLLYLAFLWDVYPGQLLWEALVYSDYLVLLSSCLSPFLGLLASADLRALLHALLASFAAALCEEQPGSLMPAGPQTQLDAGQSPPGPSAEAQPRVDSTVQLENPTFQTWLNPTAQPRADSTVQLQDNPKAQAQEEPPAQLLNPRAQPQEDPKSQSQADPTAQPQANPGAQPQVDPTAQLQNPVGQPQAVPETQQQESPKEQPPLDSVAQPQVNPLTQSQGNLEAQPPEPPTSSAPHPCEEPSPADPTPETPKDSPLPSVSEGESPPKSPSEETPSTSPT from the exons ATGTGCTCCTCTGG CTCTCTCCTGGCCCCTAGGTGGCCCCTGAAGTCCTGCATAGAGGCCAACTGCCACAGAGGTGAGGACCATGGACCAGAGAGGGGCAGTGGCTGGCTGGGAGACACACAGCACCTGCTGACGCGACAGGGGACCCGGAGCCCACCGAAGGACACAGCCATGGGGGCCCTCCTGGGCACCACAGGCCTCGCACCCCGTTCGGAGGCAGATGACGAGGACTCGTACCCACAGAGCGGCTGGGACACGGTGTTCCTGGTGGCGCTGCTGCTCCTGGGGCTGCCGGCCAACGGGCTGGTGGCGTGGCTGGCTGGCTCACAGGCCCGGCAGGGCGCGGGCACCAGGCCGGCCCTGCTGCTGCTCAGCCTGGCCCTGTCCGACTTCCTGTTCCTGGCGGCGGCCGTCTTCCAGATCCTGGAGATCCAGCATGGGGGGCACTGGCCGTTGGGCACGGCCGCCTGCCGCTTCTACTACTTCCTGTGGGGGGTGTCCTACTCCTCTGGCCTCTTCCTGCTGGCCGCCCTCAGCCTGGACCGCTGCCTGCTGGCGCTGTGCCCGCGCTGGTACCTGCGCCGTCGCCCGGCCCGCCTGCCGCTCTGGGTGTGCGGCGGCGTGTGGGTGCTGGCCACCCTGTTCAGCGTGCCCTGGCTGGTCTTCCCCGAGGCCGCCGTCTGGTGGTACGACCTGGTCATCTGCCTGGACTTCTGGGACGACGAGGAGCTGCCGCTGCGTGTGCTGGAGGTGCTGGGCGGCCTGCTGCCcttcctgctgctgctcctgTGCCATGTGCTCACGCGGGCCCGCGCCTGCCACCCCTGCCGCCCCTGCCGCCCCGGCCGGCCGGCGGCCTCCACGCCCCAGGGCTTCGCACGCGTGGCCTCCACCCTGCTGTCGGCCTACGTGCTGCTGCGGCTGCCTTACCAGCTGGCACAGCTGCTCTACCTGGCCTTCCTGTGGGACGTGTACCCCGGCCAGCTGCTGTGGGAGGCGCTGGTCTACTCAGACTACCTGGTCCTGCTCAGCAGCTGCCTCAGCCCCTTCCTGGGCCTCCTGGCCAGCGCTGACCTGCGCGCCCTGCTGCACGCCCTGCTCGCCTCCTTCGCCGCCGCGCTGTGCGAGGAGCAGCCGGGCAGCCTCATGCCGGCTGGGCCGCAGACCCAACTGGACGCTGGCCAGAGCCCTCCGGGACCCTCGGCCGAGGCCCAGCCACGGGTGGACTCCACGGTGCAGCTGGAGAACCCCACATTCCAGACATGGCTGaaccccacagcccagccccgGGCAGACTCTACAGTCCAGCTGCAGGATAACCCCAAGGCCCAGGCCCAGGAGGAACCTCCAGCCCAGCTGCTGAACCCCAGGGCCCAGCCACAGGAGGACCCCAAGTCCCAGTCACAGGCAGACCCCACAGCTCAGCCCCAAGCAAATCCTGGGGCCCAGCCCCAGGTGGACCCCACAGCCCAGTTGCAGAACCCCGTGGGCCAGCCCCAGGCAGTCCCTGAGACCCAGCAACAGGAGAGCCCCAAGGAACAACCACCGTTGGATTCTGTGGCTCAGCCACAGGTGAACCCCCTGACCCAGTCCCAGGGGAACCTGGAGGCCCAGCCCCCAGAACCGCCCACcagctctgccccccacccctgtgaGGAACCCTCCCCAGCAGATCCCACTCCTGAGACCCCCAAGGACTCTCCCTTGCCTTCTGTCTCTGAAGGGGAAAGCCCCCCCAAGTCCCCCTCAGAGGAGACCCCCAGCACCAGCCCCACGTGA
- the CORO1B gene encoding coronin-1B, whose amino-acid sequence MSFRKVVRQSKFRHVFGQPVKNDQCYEDIRVSRVTWDSTFCAVNPKFLAVIVEASGGGAFLVLPLSKTGRIDKAYPTVCGHTGPVLDIDWCPHNDSVIASGSEDCTVMVWQIPENGLTEPLTEPVVVLEGHTKRVGIVTWHPTARNVLLSAGCDNVVLIWNVGTAEELYRLDSQHPDLIYNVSWNRDGSLFCSACKDKSVRVIDPRRGTLVAEREKAHEGARPMRAIFLADGKVFTTGFSRMSERQLALWDPENLEEPMALQELDSSNGALLPFYDPDTSVVYACGKGDSSIRYFEITDEPPYIHFLNTFTSKEPQRGMGSMPKRGLEVSKCEIARFYKLHERKCEPIVMTVPRKSDLFQDDLYPDTAGPEAALEAEEWVSGQDAAPILISLREAYVPSKPRDLKVSRRNVLSDSRPAAAPSPACPAAAAPSSSLSGAGEAGKLEEVMRELRALRALVKEQGERIGRLEEQLGRLENGDA is encoded by the exons aTGTCCTTCCGCAAGGTGGTTCGTCAGAGCAAATTCCGGCACGTGTTCGGACAGCCGGTCAAGAATGACCAGTGCTACGAAGACATCCGGGTGTCCCGCGTCACCTGGGACAGCACCTTCTGCGCCGTGAACCCCAAGTTCCTGGCGGTGATCGTGGAGGCCAGCGGGGGAGGCGCCTTCCTGGTGCTCCCCCTGAGCAAG ACAGGCCGCATCGACAAGGCCTACCCGACGGTGTGCGGCCACACGGGACCCGTCCTAGACATCGACTGGTGTCCCCACAACGACAGTGTCATCGCCAGCGGCTCGGAGGACTGCACTGTTATG gtCTGGCAGATCCCCGAGAATGGGCTGACGGAGCCGCTGACGGAGccggtggtggtgctggagggcCACACCAAACGAGTGGGCATCGTCACCTGGCATCCCACGGCCCGGAACGTGCTGCTCAGCGCAG GCTGTGACAACGTAGTGCTCATCTGGAACGTGGGCACGGCTGAGGAGCTGTACCGCCTGGACAGCCAGCACCCCGACCTCATCTACAACGTCAGCTGGAACCGCGACGGCAGCCTCTTCTGCTCTGCCTGCAAAGACAAGAGTGTGCGGGTCATCGACCCCCGCAGGGGCACCCTGGTGGCG GAACGGGAGAAGGCCCACGAGGGGGCGCGGCCCATGCGCGCCATCTTCCTGGCCGACGGCAAGGTGTTCACCACGGGCTTCAGCCGCATGAGCGAGCGGCAGCTGGCGCTCTGGGACCCG GAGAACCTGGAGGAGCCGATGGCGCTGCAGGAGCTGGACTCCAGCAACGGGGCGCTGCTGCCCTTCTACGACCCGGATACCAGCGTGGTCTACGCGTGCGGCAAG GGCGACTCCAGCATCCGGTACTTTGAGATCACGGACGAGCCTCCCTACATCCACTTTCTGAACACCTTCACCAGCAAGGAGCCCCAGAGGGGTATGGGTAGCATGCCCAAGCGCGGCCTGGAGGTCAGCAAGTGTGAGATCGCCCG GTTCTACAAGCTACACGAGCGCAAGTGTGAACCCATCGTCATGACGGTGCCAAGGAAG TCGGACCTCTTCCAGGATGATCTGTACCCTGACACGGCGGGGCCAGAGGCGGCCCTGGAGGCAGAGGAGTGGGTGAGCGGGCAGGACGCGGCACCCATCCTCATCTCCCTGCGGGAGGCCTACGTGCCCAGCAAGCCGCGTGACCTGAAGGTCAGCCGACGCAACGTGCTGTCCGACAGCCGGCCGGCTGCGGCCCCCAGCCCCGCCTGCCCTGCCGCCGCCGCCCCCAGCAGCAGCCTCTCTGGAGCAGGG